The following are from one region of the Flavimobilis soli genome:
- a CDS encoding (deoxy)nucleoside triphosphate pyrophosphohydrolase, translated as MERKLVVAAAIVDDLSAPSVLLGARRSRPEHLVGMWEFPGGKVDPGETPEQALHRELCEELGVKVELGSEFVGPDDGGWIITDRHVMRLWFAQVREGAPEPLIEHDLVRWLAPEDWDSVPWLPGDVRIVEELRLHVGAGFRGAGT; from the coding sequence ATGGAACGCAAGCTCGTGGTGGCAGCAGCGATCGTGGACGACCTGTCCGCACCGTCGGTGCTGCTCGGAGCGCGGCGTTCGCGCCCCGAGCATCTCGTGGGTATGTGGGAGTTCCCCGGCGGCAAGGTCGACCCGGGCGAGACGCCTGAGCAGGCGCTGCACCGCGAGCTGTGCGAAGAGCTCGGCGTGAAGGTCGAGCTGGGCTCGGAGTTCGTGGGCCCTGACGACGGCGGCTGGATCATCACGGACCGGCACGTCATGCGGTTGTGGTTCGCGCAGGTGCGCGAGGGGGCGCCCGAGCCGCTCATCGAGCACGACCTGGTGCGCTGGCTCGCACCCGAGGACTGGGACTCGGTCCCGTGGCTGCCGGGCGACGTGCGGATCGTCGAGGAGCTGCGGCTGCACGTGGGGGCGGGCTTCCGCGGGGCTGGCACCTGA
- a CDS encoding helix-turn-helix domain-containing protein, with amino-acid sequence MTMMDTMTRPVLTRREQVVLARLDEDVTLEQIARELYVTRNTVKSQVRSVYRKLGISSRAEAVQAKKGLDLR; translated from the coding sequence ATGACGATGATGGACACGATGACCCGCCCGGTCCTGACGCGGCGCGAGCAGGTGGTGCTGGCACGCCTCGACGAGGACGTCACGCTCGAGCAGATCGCGCGGGAGCTCTACGTCACGCGCAACACGGTGAAGTCGCAGGTCCGCAGCGTCTACCGCAAGCTGGGCATCTCGTCGCGCGCCGAGGCCGTGCAGGCGAAGAAGGGCCTCGACCTGCGCTGA